aaatcagggacgagaacgtttgtcattcgggatgatggttggctaggagcgtgctatgtggtgaagttcatttctaagcgtgtagGTGATGTTGTTCCAGCGCGGTCACCTTTGTGATTCCCCGGAGAcgttttcctcctcctcctcatcgtTTCACCATGCAGAGCCAGTTGAGTGCCGTGTGTACCTCCACGAGGCGATGTTGGGGTGCGTTTTTTTTCCCACAGGAAAAATATTACATTTAGGGAAATGTTATTTGTCTAGTTATGGAAGCCACATTCTTGCATAATGAGTCAGAAACAGAAAATTTTTAGATGGCATTCTGGGCTcctttaaaggaggtaagaactcctatctgcacgtatttagttacgggtttagtATATGTAATGTTGTTCTGCTACGCTTCGCAATTCTATTTACAGATCCCtttatccatcgttacgtcatctgaagaattgtagcacccaatcagacgccaacgcggaggtacacatagcGCTCTGCTTTACCCTTCAAGTTGATAAAATGGTAAATGGTAATGGTCtggtctctgatttgttgaaaacgggaggcgtagcccattttgtagccgtgaataatagatacataatatgctccgcctctcgttatcaacacaTCATGGGCGAGAAAGTTTGTTATTCGGGaagatggctggctaggagcgtgctatgtgctgaaggtACGCgcctatcaaattcacctacaCAAGAGGTGTCACGGACAATACGTTGACATCGCCATTTGGAGCTGACACAGTCGGTACCGACACGTTCGACACACACCTTCAcaccgacacacacacacaccttcaTACCGACACACACCACCGACACAGGCGACACTTTCGCAGTCGGCGGGCacgcttggtacagttcatagctcctttaaagaAGGTATAAGAACTCCTACTTCCAGGTATTTAGGTACGGGTGTAATAGGCATAATATACACATAATGgttacataataggctccgcctccggTTATCAATAAACCAGGAGCGACAACGTTGTCACTGGGAACGATgattggctagcagcgtgctatatgtggtgacggcacggacctatcagattcatctatacaaaaagGTATCTCAGCCAAGGACATAAAACCgtcgtttggagccgacacagtccaGCGGGCCATAGGTTGCACGAGCCACGAAGGTCCAGTTCCGCGTGCCGCGAGGATGGGAAACTCGCGTCAAGGCAATGTGAGATACGAATCAGCTGGGAAACAGTCACAGAGACGTCTTCTCGGATGCTTCTCTTTTCTCGTCTTCTGCTCTCGGTTCTCCTCCTGGTAAGGAAACAAAGGGAATCAGTCACgccgcacactctaaaaactgaacttgaccgcatggcacgctctgcgccaaccattgccacgaatgatacggttatcggttctgattcgaggagagaggaaggcgcgcctttttgtgtcaatttggatatatgataattgacacaaaaaggcgtacgcctctctctctcctcaaatcagaagccaTAGCCCaaccattcgtggcaatggttggcgcagagcgtgctatgcggtcaagttcagtTTTTCGAGTGCAGAAGTTATGTCACTTGAGCGGTGTGTGGGCACATCTGCAAACTGCGAAGGGAGACCGATTTTttaccccacactcttaaaaatgaacttcactgcatagcacgctcctagccaaccatcatctcgaatgatatcgttatctgccctgatttgttgaaaacgggaggcgtacgccttttttgtgacacttatgctgttcataatcgtcacaaaaatggcgtacgcctcccgttttcaacaaatcagggcagataacgatatcattcgagatgatggttggataggagcgtgctatgcagtgaagttcatttctaagagtgcagtcaGACGGCGAACTTTCGGCAGTAAACGGAACGGCCTTAATTTCCATGGGTagcccaaccatcatcccgaaccaCAGCgctgtctgccctgatttgttgaaaacgagaggcgtacgcccttttgtaatTATGTACTACACAGCTGTCGCAAAAGAAAAGGCTTgtacctcccgttttcaacaaatcagggcagaggaGGCGTCATTCgatcgagatgatggttgggctACCGGTGGAAGTTACGGCCATTTGCCGCCTGGTTAGGGTATGGCACTGCTGCGCTCAAGGTTACACTTGCGTCTACGGCGAATTGTCGCCATGACAACATCGTGCTTTACTCCCAGATTAAGGTATGGCACTGCTGCGTTCAAGGTTACACTTGCGCTTACGGCGAATTGCTGCCATGACAACATCGTGCTTTACTCCCATAGTCAGATGTCGTCATAATAATCTGAGTCTTATCCACTGGATCTCCTGCGCATCAGGGGTTTTCGATTGTCGTCATTCTGTTACCAAGGGTGTATTGGTTTGCACCTTCCGGTCTTCCCTTTGGAAGACGTTTACCcttctctgaaaaaaaaaaagaaaagaaaaatcttGGGAATGCCGATGGGCAGCGAGCGCGAGGCGTACCATTCCTTCCGTAATCGCATCCCTAATGCGCGCGTACAATAAGAAAGAAACGTAGGAAAGTTAGTACATTTGAGCATGGATATAGTGttttgcactcctccgcaggcaactcaaggtctaactcaactgctcacgcgcgctgcacctctgtagtgctattttgtgtcgcAAGTAAGTAACTCGTCCTTTtcttaagtaactccgtaactgcgatttacatttcaggctgaagaactccgttattaacttagttacattttgcacacggtagtttaactcgtaacgagttctttttgacgggtaacttctcgatctatgatACTTTGCACCATATCCTCCAGGTATATCACTTGCCTCATTCGACGTGCATGCATGTTCGAGAAAGGGATGTAGAGAGAACATGAATCGCATATATTTCGCAGCTACCAAAGGGCTGTACCTTATCTGGAAGGCTTCCCGTGCAGTTCCACTCGAAGCTCGCAATGCCGCTGTCTCTGCCATCCCTTTTTAAACTGCAGAAGGAAAACAGTGCATTAAACGCTATTGGTTTCCTTCTCTATACAGTGACATACTTGGTAAAGCAACAACGTGTGCCTCCACAGGGTCGCCCAGGAGACTGTCCGTCGTCCGAGCGACTTAGGGCATCTTTCGCTGTATCGAGAATTACCTTCTTGCACAGAATCAATTTCTTCAAATAATCCAGGGGATCAGCACCTGGCTCCGTACCAACGTTGCAGTCAGCCACCAAATTTGTGCTAACAGACCGTTGAACCTGGCGGCCAGAGCGGAACGCGGGGCTTTGCACCAGGAGCTTCAAGAGGTTGACGATCTCCAGTAAGATTGTGGACGGCGGGACTCCCGCGctaacggccgctcctgtgtctGTCTGCGTGTCTCTAGAGGTCATTTTTCCTTCGCAATTTCTGGCCACGGATAGGTCGTCATCGGAAGAGGAGTGACAGCATGCGGACCGGGTAATGGGACAAACCTTTCTACTGTGGTCGTTCAGCAGAAGCAAACATTCGTCCAGCGTGACTGACTCGATGGACAGGACTCTCGGAGATTCCTTTATTTGCGCGGATTCGAGACTGTCCCTCGAATAAGCTCCCCTTCTTGGGTGCTGCGGCCCCGCGCTTGTTTTGTGGCCTTGCTGCAAGCCAACGGACCAGTTGGACGACCTAGACAAGAAGTCGTCGGGCAACAATGAAATTTCGGACTCACTTCCTCTGGTTTTATAACTGATATTCCCACAGGATTTCGAAGTAGTTAGCTGTCTCGATGTACTGGGCTCTTGAAGGACCTGCACCGACCCTGTCGAACTGTATTCTCGCACTCGTTCCTTATAGTCTTGCTCCCAAAGGGAACCGAGCGACGTCAGATGAAAGCTGCTGGTTCGAGACAGTCCTCCAGACTGTCTTGGAGGCGACATAACTAGGGTCAATCTTCCTGAGATCTTGCTGTAACGGGCTGTGCTTCAGGCACTGTCTCTGCTGTTCTGTTGTGAGCAACGTCCTGCAAGAACATAGATCACTTTCAGATCTTTTAACATAGCACGAGGGCTATAAGCAGTACGACGTCAATCCCCCCCGAGCTAAACCGCGACTAAGCCAACTGTATCACACGCTTTCTTATCATAGTGATActcatacactgttaaaacagaacttcaccacatagcacgctcctagccaaccatcataccgaatgatatcattccgtgtcatgattcgttcaaaacaggggggaggcgcctatctgggacaagataatctgtcccagataggcgcctcctcccattttcaacaaatcagtgcacagaatgatatcattcggaatgatggttggcaaggagcgtgctacactcttaaaaatgaacttctccgcatagcactctcctagccaaccataatctcgagtgatatcgttatctgcccggatttgttgaaaacgggaggcgtacgccttttctgtgacaattatgaacagcataagtgtcacaaaaaaggcgtacgcctcccgatttcaacaaatcaaggcagataacaatatcattcgagattatggttggctaggagcgtgctatgcggtgaaattcatttttaagagtgtatgtggtgaagttctgttttaacagtgtaggctgCATTGTTCCCAAGTTATAATCGAAAGACACAGCACGGTATGCTTTCTTTCTGTCTCTCCTTTTCGAGCAGCGCGATAACCCGGAGATACTTCAGATTGgactcctcaaacgatctcccgcgatgattggccAAGTCGTTTGTGAgcaccaatgagagcccgctccaCATCGCCTGCCTTATATGGTGAAGTACAGAGAGGCAAAGGCGTAACTTACGGTGTCTTTCGCTCATATACACTGTCAAAACAGAGGATGAGGGGAGGGAGGTGCGGTGttgaggtagcttgccgttgctggcaAGCTGgtatcgtcacgactatatagccagaaaagaaaaatagggGTGAGGGAGAGAGGGATTGACGATGTCATAGTGAAGCATTGttaggatgaccgatactgatgcgACGGAGGTGCATGAGAGTTACACTATACAGTGGTCCTaccgcgaggcccgtttcttgaagacaacgacaacaactttattgcgggATGATGACTggtgagtttcatcgccgggggcaaCACTCTacccagacatgtacaagatactcaaaaatgtatttaagataagataataaatactgacgttagaatgtaattaagatagagtataaatacatgaaaattgaagtaattaagatagagtacgaaatacttcaaaaagtatttgaaatacaattaagatactatttatccttgaactcaaaaagtcaccagtcactggtcaatgccgcgagtcgccgctatgtgacatgaaacccgcgtactatgcaagccgtccctgtatgataggagtcatctaaacacaagtcccaaaaagatgacaaagaggtaTCAtttaactccactaagtatatgtgacccagaacaaatcaAACTTCTAGGAGGTCCCTGCTctgcgaggtcagaattcggcttTACCACATTAGCGCACACATAATAGAATCTTCATCCGCAAAGGATTAGTTCATACGGgccaagatctctaaatggagacttccaagaagggccaatgtccgggtcaagtccgagggactcaggaaatttccactgaacaagcaagataatggaaagacgagacacagaaagtttgagagggagatccaaaatatgtaattagagtattgagtagaaaataccataaaatgtattttaaatagagtacaaatacacaaaacaaaaagtattgagtagagtaccaaaataccgcaaattgtatttaaaatacagtattttaaatacaatactccaaatacgtacaagtctgactctaccccattgctggtggtgacgcggggaatgaaataatgagcccataTAGCCCTACAGAGCTATACAACCCTACGTACCCTATACAGAGCCCTACAGAGTGTTATACATTTGATAGATATCTGACGCCAACCGGATGGCGTCAGATATCTATCAAGTGTATAACCCTCTGTTTTGTTCTttgtttcatctttcatccagACGCGGAGAGTTTtaattttcccggagggggcaagggcgcaccgcgaagtataagtactctggcgggaggggggggggggatatgtttattaagaaaaaaaaaggaaaagtaagcCAGATGGCTgccggcttgttattccaaaaaaagtgaaaggggaagtcaaaaaaaggcaaagaaaataaaaaaaacggaaagaaaaggaaaagaaaaatgaagaacacaaaactaatgCTGAAGAATCACGcatctggcgggatcctatgatgtatgcagaactggtatagaaataagaggaaggaagaacagaaaaaacaacacaaaagaaaaaaaagacagagagaacgtaaacagtgaacatgtgcacaactgaatgCATTAGGCCTTTGAAGGCTGagtaaaaaaagaacaaaacgtATTggatcctcggtgtttgacccaaaatgcgcgcaatataataaatatggtcaatgaaatggagcagcgggagttgaacccgctcccaacggatatgcgttccgaagatcctataggatcttcggaacgcatatccgtcatgccatgtcacgtcgagactgggaggtacccgggttcgaatcccggtgccggctgtgctgtctggggtttttcctgggttttcctcagacgctttcagacatatgtcggcagagttcccttagaagtcggcccaggacgcacattcccccagggcgtcagtcgtgacgttgcccacatacgtgaggccgacaacggcaagccctatcaccaccaccaccatcatttctaagagtgtaccgttacacctcactgataggtgctggtaccttttcgactgcttcgtttcattgatctgattgctttgggtaaaattcaggctatgtgttgtgtcatcctctgtgtttcttcgtctcgccctcaccttctactgtgataatgagtatggtgggcggatacatattttacaaattgcaagatgcatttttgggttggtgccaatTCGcacttttgacccgggcgcgccgagccccaaaggttggcgTCAGTCTCTTAGCAGGACTTCCCGGGAGGCGGTGTCCCTACCGCAGTCGGCTCATATGATTTCATCCTTGCGTTGCTTCTCTCTTGTTCTTTGATTCTTTCTCTCACCGATCCCCCTTCTTATATCAGCAATGTTTTAACTGCTTCTTTTGTACGAAGAAGGGCAGACTCTGCCCGAAAGCTCACGTATAaaatagttactctgacttcgtgcttcattctttcgttaATATTTTTTTTGACGACGTTTCATCAAGCTGGACAGTGTATTATTTTACCCTCTTgatctcgtctaccagagcatgaaaatgaaCTCGAAGGAcatgagggggaacctgatctctgcgGTCCTGGATGTCCGGAAGACGTGCGAAGACGTGGATGGCACAGGCAGAGATCATGTCCGTGTGACGTCCGTAGGTATGAAACCAGTGAGAGCCtcgcgtgtcctctgcgctatgcttgaagaaagcgcacgaggtcGTAAGTCATTCTATACATAAGAACCTTCGGAGAAGAGGGCGTCTGTCAGTTTGTCAGGCCTGGAGTGGGAAAGgcgagtttcccgcatagtacggtatgcgcgtgtgtgtgtgtcagcgTCGCGAATAGTACGGTATATGCGCGGCATCCCGTAAAGAAGTGTTCGATAAagaggggggtaatggcaggataggctcgccgttggtGGCACCATAGGAGTGGGCGTCGATaaagagcacgctcctagccaaccatcgttccGAAGGACATCATTCTGCGTCCTGGTTTgttgaaacacacacacaagtcgTTGCACATTGGCTAAACGTCTGCAACACGCAGAACTTGCTGCTCGTTGTCCTCAAAGAATTGAAGGGCCGTCTGTAGTCTCACTTGAGCCATAGCGGACGTGACCAGTTGGTTCGGTGTTGCTGATGTCGTCGACGCCACAGCCTGACAACGATTGCCTCGACAGCTGTACCGCCTCTGTTCTAAGAAACAAGGACCTTTTACGTTTGCAAACGAAGGTGCCTGCGATACCGCTATGAGTAATAAAATTAGTCGGTTGTTATAGAGTAAAACGTTTTCGTTGGTTCATGAATGGGTGGATGAATAATGtttaacgtaaaaaaaaaaaggaagggacaAGCTTTCAAACAGGCTGGACGCGGAAACTGACGTGCTGCCACTTTGCAAAAGTTACTTGCAGGAAATTCGCGGTTGGCAAACATTAATCGCTGTTGGAATCGCTGTTGGATCGCGGTCTTCCTGCCGTTGCTCCACACTATCGAGACTGAGCGATACTCAACGTAAgcagtgcactctaagaaaaaaaaaaaagaaaaaagaagaaaaaagaacggcCCCGtccgggagtaaatgaatggtgaaagaaggaagtcactgaaatggttagccagcggtaggactcgaacccacatcttctggattaccggtccaggactATCACTAAAACACGTCACTCCAATGACTTCCGAGGGTGCGTCATCAtcatcctttc
This sequence is a window from Ornithodoros turicata isolate Travis chromosome 10, ASM3712646v1, whole genome shotgun sequence. Protein-coding genes within it:
- the LOC135371246 gene encoding uncharacterized protein LOC135371246, whose product is MSPPRQSGGLSRTSSFHLTSLGSLWEQDYKERVREYSSTGSVQVLQEPSTSRQLTTSKSCGNISYKTRGSESEISLLPDDFLSRSSNWSVGLQQGHKTSAGPQHPRRGAYSRDSLESAQIKESPRVLSIESVTLDECLLLLNDHSRKVCPITRSACCHSSSDDDLSVARNCEGKMTSRDTQTDTGAAVSAGVPPSTILLEIVNLLKLLVQSPAFRSGRQVQRSVSTNLVADCNVGTEPGADPLDYLKKLILCKKVILDTAKDALSRSDDGQSPGRPCGGTRCCFTNLKRDGRDSGIASFEWNCTGSLPDKEENREQKTRKEKHPRRRLCDCFPADSYLTLP